The Pseudanabaena sp. BC1403 nucleotide sequence AACAGGATTTTTAAGCTCACTTAAATCATATTCTTCCCGTAAATCATCTTCTAATTCATATTGAATTTCATCGCTCATAATATCTTCTCTCCTTTGGTGTAAGCAATCTTGCACTAATTAAACGAATCTTATTATTGCGATCCGTATGAGATACAAACAGAAGTCTACTTTGATTTGATAAGCCTAATATAATATAGCGCTCTTCTCCTCTAGAATGCTCAGGATCATCAAAATTTAGAGATAATGGGTCGTCAAATACAGTAGCAGACTCTTCAAAAGAAACGCCGTGTTTTATTTGATTTGCTTTATCTTTTCGCTCATCCCACTCAAACTCTAGTTCCAACCCATTTCAACTCTTTAAATTCAACTAATT carries:
- a CDS encoding BrnT family toxin; the encoded protein is MELEFEWDERKDKANQIKHGVSFEESATVFDDPLSLNFDDPEHSRGEERYIILGLSNQSRLLFVSHTDRNNKIRLISARLLTPKERRYYER